The sequence GTTTTCCGGAATGAGAATGACCATGACCTCCTGATGACTGTAAATGGATAGATACACGTTTAACTATATTCTCTTTAGATCACACTCCACAATACTGAAATCAATATTCGTTACTTACTTTGTATTTATCTAGTTCAGTTTTTAACCCATGCACTTTAGAACGTTCTTTCTCCAAATCAGCAGTTAAGAGACCGACCtttaaaataaacattacaGTATTCCGTGTTATTGATATTGTCAGGAAGATCAGaggaaaaatgaattcaaaaactCACCTGCTCCGTCAGTTCATCTTTAACCTGGGTTAATTCATCGACCTGCATGAGAACTTCAGCTTTATCTCTCactacaaaaatatcaataattcatacagaattcACTTGAAAGAATACAACATCCAGTTCTGAGGTTGTTAGTTAAAATTAGTTGACAGTAGAGTCAAACACAGATCTGTCGAACTGTGCTCTGAACACTTAGGGGCCGATCGCTAAAAAAATTGGTTAAGTTAACCTGTCGATGAATTACCATTGATGGAATGCAGTTTCAACTGTAACTACTAAATTCATCTACCAGCTCAATATAACCAACTTATGAACAATTTCACCCAGATGTTTATGTACTTACTTTCTCCTTGCGCTAATATAACACACAATTGtttatttctctttttcaCTTGTTTCAATTCATCCTAAAACAGACAGACAAATAAAACTACCGTGTCTCGATAACACTTCTATTCAAACAATGAATCTACTTACTTCCAGTTTACTAACAGTTGCTcttaaaaattcaatttccttATCTTTTTtggttaattctttttcataatGCGCAGCTCTGGCATTTTCGGCGATATATtgctgaaatagaaatattacgtTACACTCAAATCGAGATTTCAAGATAAATTAATTCACTGAAAGTTTCGtggtttacctttgtatattcttcttgtattttttctttcaagaTTATTTTCGACACATCTTTCTCCACGTTGTCGAAGAACTTATCATCTGATTGAACAATTTTCGCGCCGTGTTGTTCATCGGAACCTAACGACGAAATAACGATAAAATAAAGACAATGAGCACCTCAATATCGCAGGTCCCCGTTTATAGACCGgtattatctttaattcaattgaaaatgaaacagtgCAGGGTTTATCAATCAGTATTCGCACACTTACTGGACTGTGTACGAGCACGGCCTGATTGATGATGTCCCGCTTCATCTACTGAATCTAACTGATTAAACTGATCTAAACTTAAAGTCATCGATTtatctttcttcttttttttcttgtcTTTAACTTCGGGTTGATGGTTGTTTTCAGCAGTAGCGGTTTCTAGTGTCTACAAAAGAATTCCTGTGTATAtcactgaaatatcaatttacgCTAAATTCCTGAAGTTAATTAGTGATTTTATAGCATATCTGGCAAGGCACCACTAGAGCAAACTCAAAACACGACTCAGATCGACAGCTGTGGGTTAAACTTGACTCTTTAAGTCAATACTTAATGAAGAACTGTGGAGGAACTAGGCGATGATTCTCTAACCTGTTGTTTTTGTTCCACTTCGATCTTACTCAGTAATAAAGCTTGTTGTAAGTCTCTTTCATAAGCATCATCCGTGTACTAAAAATACACATCAAATAGAAGCAGTTTCAAATTAACAAATTGCCACATAACGATACAGTACACCACTGCGTATATATCTTCGCTAACCTCTGAATCTAATTTCTTCCATTGTTCCCACTGAGCCTTCGTTTTTGCATTGTCATTATGGTTTCTTTCTTTCGTTCCACCAAACTGAAACATTTATCATGCGGCTGAATTTTCAGAATTGAAAAGTGGCACCTGGCTAAGAATGCCCCGTTTTTACGCGATGAtggcaaaaattaaaaacacacTGACAGCCTCATTTTCCTACCTCATCACCTTCCACGTTTTGAGATTGTTGCTCTTTTTTGTTCTTTCTCTTCTGCCTTTTCTTAGCGCTCGCTGACATTTGTTGTTGggtagttttagttttatcagcACCAGCGCTTCCAGTCGCTTTTTTCTTCAACCGGATATTCTTCACGTCATCCTTATCGCCGTCATCTTCTATTTTCAGCAGCGCAAAACGCGAGGCACACGCGATATTCGCCATGGTTCACTGATTTTCACTTTCGCTACGCGATTTCTCAAATATGACGAAATTGTTTACGGTGAgtgtaattatttcatatcCAATATCAAACTATTTAAATCATAACTAATTATTTTTCCGAAGTATTAATTATTCTAGCTATTTTAATGGATATTAATCCCTTTCTAACAgtttttatagaaatattttatatctttttcaaaatgttgtgGTCAATTCCAGACCACTCTTGCGCTTTTCTCGGTTTCTAGATCTACGATTTGAAAATGCCAGGAGGCAAGTTTTCgctttttaatatcaaattctgaATTGATCGAATGTAAAAATCATCCAACAATGATTTCCGGATTATTTCAAGAATGGCCTAATAAAAATAACGATGGattaaacatttattttagttgaaATACGCGTTTGAATCGCGACGCAGTCTGCGACTatttcgccatctatcggcGAACAGAAAATTACCTTATTTATAACTCCTAATATCTCATTTTGTGTCTGATTTTAAGTatcgaatttcatttgatgtaatctttgtgTGTAAATCTACAAAATAGAGCCGATATTTTAAGCAGATTTCGTTTAAAACGCTCTTAAATGCCCCTGGTCCATAGCAATATCGCCGAACGCTGTcagtagatggcagcaccagaTGGCTTTGTCTGATTTCGTGAATTAGCTCGTTTTATAAAACGTTTGAATTAATATGAGTTAGTTTGATTTAGATGCCATATTATCATAGCCCCAAAATGGCCATAACTGAATAAACAATTCTGATCTGTTAAATTAAACTTTTATTAGTAGTTTGAATGAGATGCCTACGTGGATGGTATGTGATTTGGATTATTAAATTTTTATAGGTCGACAGTATCGTAAAAGACGCAAACCGGTAATAGATGAATTGATAGATATTCCTGGAGATGTGATGACGTTACAGATGAACGATCGATCGGATATTGTAAGCTCATTAGATCTTGCTCCACCGACTAAGAAGTTGATGCGCTGGCGCGAAACAGGAGGCGTCGAAAAACTCTTCTCACAATCAGGACGTCGCTTTCTGTCCAAATCTCTACCAGAGGTATTAttaaccaattgatgaaacaggcaggttttgattgaacGTATTCTGGTTAAGGGATCACAAACTCTACCAGCCTTCTCTCTGGTTAACAGATTGTGATATTCCGAAATAGGAACAAATCGAAAGCTTTCTTTAACTCTGTTTTAgcaatgatttaaaaatccCATGCTTAAAACGaaaaagtctgaaatgtttctcGAGCTAATAGTTCATTCAACAGGTCAAGAAAACTATTCAAACTCTTATTCCTTCCTAGTGTGAGATTTTGTATTATCTAAGGAGAGAGAAAAATTTGACTAATTCAAGGATTCAATAACGTGTTATACTTTAATTGTCTTTTTCATTGAAGCTTTTTCTGAGGAACCTCACAACAATTATTGATCAAGAACCGGAGAATGCAACATTTGAGGATGTAGCTGAGGTGTTTAACGAGGATGAAACAGCGAATGGAAGTGACCAGGAACAAACTCATCCATCAGGTATAGATCACACACGACCCCCCGGTTTTACAGATTATCAGTTGAGAAAACTATAAAAGCGAGACCAATCATGAATCCTACTTAGATACGTAGATGTTGGCAAAAGGTTACATCATCTTCATGTCTTAAGCAAACAAGTGTGGAGGAATCTACCATAGCATTTTGTGTCATTGGGCAATCTTAGTCATTCTATACCAACTGGGAACCTTTAGAAATTCAGCCACCATCCATTTTATATTCGGAAGTTTAGTAGAGTCAGAACATTCAAAATGGGCTCATTTATCAAGAACTATGGAATTAGATTTCGGATTAGGAAAGAGGATCCCAGTCAATCCAAACACGAGACATTGAATCAATCATGAATTCTAGTTAGATGCAGACCCCAGTTCAACAATGTTGTCACTTAAACGTTGAATtggagaactgtggaactgaaatgTGCTTTCAGTTTTATTAATATCATACTCTATATTTTGCAGACACTCTTTTTTGTTTAGAATTAAAGCGTGAACCCGGAGAATGTGAGTACATCATAAATTTGAACTCAATCTATAAAGATATTTGAATGTATCTTGAATCGATTgtgatttctgaattttttttatctaGTCGGACAAACGCTGGTtataaaaacagaaaaacttCATCAGTAACAATGAATGAGGATCAGTTGAGGGAGGTTTATAACGATATCAGTGAGGGAAGAATCAACGACGAAAACCTTCGATTTCTAAAAACAGTTTGCAGCAAATCGGTTGAAGgtaaaattgataaagaatCGTAGGCAGTTGTGCAGTTGTATGGttgtaaaaatatgaaaattcatcaatttttatttctttttaaacaGGAATTTTAGTAAACAGAAAATTTAGTTTATTATTCCTGACAACATTAATGGAGGTATTTGAATCTGAGTCTACTTTAGTTCAAGGATTCATTTCTGCTCCTGAAGTTTTGACATTTCTGGTGAGTTTTGTGCTGACAACTATTTCTTATGTTTTATGAAGTAATATTTTGAGATTAATGaaatgttgttgttttttcagGTAACTGAATTAGAAAACAGTGATAAATTTATATCATACAGCGCTTGTAAAGCTTTAGTGTGTTTATGTCAAATCTTATCAGAAGTAAGTAGAAATCACCTCCATTTTATGTTCTCGcttttcatataaaatgaaGGTAATTTAGAGAatgttttgttgtttatttagaaGGATCAAATCAGCAGAGTGGTGACTACTGTATGTCAGTTTACTGCACAATCAACTACGACCAGTATTCAAATACAGTTAGATCTGGCTGTGAAATTCTTGTCATCTGATTTCAAAAACGAAGGTGCGTTGAAATATTGTCGTGGTTCCAAACTCTTTTTAAGTCATCCGATTTGAGCCTATCTTTATGTTGATGCCATAAATCCAAATGACGACTAACACTTGTTGATTGATTTGGAAATATAAACGGAGAGACTGGTGGGATGACTTATATGATGGCGAAgtgagtttgactgtattataGCAGCAAAGCTTCTATTAATGCTTCTATTAATtaacaaaaaacttaatgaatTCATTGCCCAAACTAGCCGGCTTTTACAGCCCCCAAAATTCCATctaagaaatatttcttttttgcaGTTTTTCAGAAAGGTTTCATCGATGTGTTAGTGACGAACTGGAATCGTGTTGTTAATTCTTCTCTCTTGGATCAAACTATATCAAATTCGTATACTCGACTGATCTTCATGAAACTGTGGATGAAAGCCTGTAAAACAGGCTTCAAAATAGAGGCGCATTTAAAAACTACCGTTAAAAACAATGAAGCGGATTCTTGTGAAAGTGTAAATAGTTGTTTTATCGATTTAGTTCGGTTTCCGTATAAACGACGAGAGAcgttattgaatattttactgaCGTCTGATGACAGGATGTTGTGTTTTAACGTAATGAATGTCTTACTGTTATACTTCGATATCGCGGCGAAATCTTACGTCGAATCGGATCACGATCGAGATTATCTCGATCTGTCGTCGAAAGTCGTTGAGATTTGTAACGATGAGGAACGTGGTTTTATGGATTTACCGTACCACAGCGGATTTATCGGATTCGGTGGCAGTCAGTGTAGTAGGGATACGGAGTGGAAACCGGATTCACAGCTGTTGAGGAAAGTTTGTCTGTTAGTTCTACGAAGCTCGCAACTACAACTGACAA is a genomic window of Tubulanus polymorphus chromosome 5, tnTubPoly1.2, whole genome shotgun sequence containing:
- the LOC141906524 gene encoding G kinase-anchoring protein 1-like produces the protein MANIACASRFALLKIEDDGDKDDVKNIRLKKKATGSAGADKTKTTQQQMSASAKKRQKRKNKKEQQSQNVEGDEFGGTKERNHNDNAKTKAQWEQWKKLDSEYTDDAYERDLQQALLLSKIEVEQKQQTLETATAENNHQPEVKDKKKKKKDKSMTLSLDQFNQLDSVDEAGHHQSGRARTQSSSDEQHGAKIVQSDDKFFDNVEKDVSKIILKEKIQEEYTKQYIAENARAAHYEKELTKKDKEIEFLRATVSKLEDELKQVKKRNKQLCVILAQGEMRDKAEVLMQVDELTQVKDELTEQVGLLTADLEKERSKVHGLKTELDKYKSSGGHGHSHSGKHHK
- the LOC141906505 gene encoding protein Lines homolog 1-like; protein product: MNEDQLREVYNDISEGRINDENLRFLKTVCSKSVEGILVNRKFSLLFLTTLMEVFESESTLVQGFISAPEVLTFLVTELENSDKFISYSACKALVCLCQILSEKDQISRVVTTVCQFTAQSTTTSIQIQLDLAVKFLSSDFKNEVFQKGFIDVLVTNWNRVVNSSLLDQTISNSYTRLIFMKLWMKACKTGFKIEAHLKTTVKNNEADSCESVNSCFIDLVRFPYKRRETLLNILLTSDDRMLCFNVMNVLLLYFDIAAKSYVESDHDRDYLDLSSKVVEICNDEERGFMDLPYHSGFIGFGGSQCSRDTEWKPDSQLLRKVCLLVLRSSQLQLTKSVSGDSSLVSKCLNRLEMLLKTKVRNDEDFQTNLLRVFADQDNALIDCMLILLDLHIKITTARPDELKHLNPHGIFIKFLKIILYDQSVLLDFVTSPETSFLEYLVRYLRYAITDWYNFVDFHKTCKKTNSSDTEIHSSENNPNSHKTDDSSESDDESFNLVKRVCRDRDFDPSSLKCEDDSNKAQETESSVLNGVQSESVSNLLHLEAYESSSSDDDEEIVKHPADDTMTCLIRLRMKLGNLNSHDLVPFNVKPLIKLIEKCEHLYEQ